In Nicotiana tabacum cultivar K326 chromosome 11, ASM71507v2, whole genome shotgun sequence, a single window of DNA contains:
- the LOC107790404 gene encoding uncharacterized protein At4g02000-like, producing MHDKLMSLWKPTEALPLIDFGSDFFLIKFQREENMHKALHGGPWFILSHFLTVRGWEPKFKASSTQLTYSALWVRLPELPTEFYDLEIFGMIGSKLGRLLKIDTCTSSTTRGRYARIYIEVPLEKPLKTHLYIGNHRQTLLYKGLNILCTSCGGFGHPANNCPESITVTKDQNEENKQLQSTTSTNNIPLKNKEWKTVIFPKKNIHLPKQLPLGKE from the coding sequence TCATTGATTTTGGTTCTGATTTCTTTCTCATTAAATTCCAAAGAGAAGAAAATATGCATAAGGCCTTGCATGGAGGACCATGGTTTATTCTAAGTCACTTCCTAACTGTCCGAGGATGGGAACCTAAGTTCAAAGCCTCCTCTACACAGCTTACATACTCAGCTCTATGGGTCAGGTTGCCAGAATTGCCTACAGAGTTCTACGACTTGGAAATATTTGGCATGATTGGTTCTAAACTAGGGCGACTGCTGAAAATAGATACATGTACATCATCAACTACACGAGGACGATATGCTCGTATCTATATTGAAGTGCCTTTGGAGAAGCCATTAAAAACTCATCTATATATAGGAAACCATAGGCAGACCCTTCTATATAAAGGATTAAATATTTTATGTACCAGTTGTGGGGGATTTGGACACCCTGCCAATAATTGCCCTGAAAGTATTACTGTcacaaaagatcaaaatgagGAAAACAAACAGCTACAATCTACTACCTCTACTAATAACATACCTTTGAAGAACAAGGAATGGAAAACGGTAATCTTTCCTAAGAAAAACATTCATCTACCTAAACAACTCCCTCTTGGCAAGGAGTAG